Genomic window (Xylanimonas protaetiae):
GTCGACACCTTCACGTACCGCGCCGTCGACACGCGCGGCGCGACGGCGATCGGCACGGTGCGCGTCGGCATCGCGCGGCCGTCCGGGACGAACCAGCCGCCCGTGGCCGTCGACGACGCCGTGCGCGTGCGGCCGGGCCGCACGGTCGCGATCGACGCCGTGGCCAACGACTCGGACCCCGACGGCGACCGCGTCGGCCTCGTGCCCGGGTCCGTCGAGGGCGGCTCGGAGCTCGACCCCCAGGTGGTCGACGGCAGGCTCGTCGTCAAGGTGCCCGGAGACGCCGGGGTCCACACGATGTTCTACGGCGTCGAGGACACCTTCGCGGCCCGCGCGACGGGCGCCGTGACCGTGGACGTCGACCCCGAGGCGCCGCTGCTCGCCCCCGTCGCGCACGACGACGTCGTGACGAGCACGGACGTCACGGGCGCCGAGGTGACGGTCGACGTCCTGGCGAACGACGCCGACCCGGACGGCACCGCCGAGGACCTGACGGTCACGGTCGACGACGCCGCGAAGGCCGCGGGCGTCCACGTCACGGACGCCGGTGCCCTCGTCGTGCCGCTGACCCCGCGCTCGCAGGTGCTCACCTACACCGTGACCGACGCCGACGGGCTGACCGCGCGTGCGTTCGTCCGGGTGCCGCGCGACGGCGTCGCCCCGCGCCTGCGCGACGGCCTCGACCTGCGCGTCGAGCAGGGCAAGGACCTGCCGCTCGACCTCGCGGACGTCGTCGTCGTCGCGGCCGGGCGCACCGCGCGCCTCGTCGACGAGAACGAGGTCAAGGCCGTCCCTGGCGCCGTCCAGGTCCAGGACGCGACGCACCTGACCTACACCCCGCCCGCGGATCACGTGGGCCCGGCCACGCTCAACCTCGAGGTCACCGACGGCACGAGCGCCGACGACGTCGACGGGCGCCGGGCCGTGCTGACCGTCCCCATGACGGTCGTGGCCCCCGCCAACCTGCCGCCCGTGCTCACGGGGCGGCCGGTCATCGAGGTCGCCCCCGGGGAGGAGGCGACGGTCGACGTCGCCCGGTTCGCGTCCGACCCCGACGGCGACCCGCTGTCCGTCGAGGTCACCGGGGCCGTGGACGGCCTGACGACGACGGTCGCGGGCACGCGCGTGACCGCGCAGGCCGACGTGGCCCTGCCCAAGGGCAGCCAGCTCCAGGTGCCCGTGCGCATCTCCGACGGCGTCACGGCACCCGTCGACGCCCAGGTGGGCGTCACGGTCGTGGCGTCCACGCGCCCGCTCGTCGTCGCGAACGACGACACCGTCGACGACGCCCACCAGGGCAAGGCCGTCACGGTCCCCGTGCTCGCCAACGACGCCAACCCGTTCCCGGGCAAGGACCTGACGCTCCTGTCTGCCGCCGTCGAGACCGGCGTCGGGACCGTGCGGACCGAGGGCGACAAGGTGGTCGTCACGCCCGACCAGGACTTCGTCGGCCGCATGGTGGTGCGCTACCGCGTGCAGGACGCGACGAAGGACCCCGACCGCGAGGTCGAGGGCCGCGTCCAGCTCACGGTGCTCGGCCGCCCCGAGGCGCCGCGCGCGCCCGTCGTCGAGGAGGTGCGCTCGAAGACCGTGGTGCTCTCCTGGGAGCCGCCCGTCGACAACGGGTCGCCCATCACCGGCTACACCCTGACGAGCAGCAAGGGCGACACGCGCGAGTGCGCCGCGACCACGTGCACCATCGATGGGCTCACCAACGACGTGACCTACACGTTCACCGTGACGGCGACGAACGACGTCGGCACGTCGAGCTCGTCGCCCGCCTCGGCCGAGGCGCGCCCCGACGAGGCGCCCGACGCCCCGGCGCCGCCCGTGCTCGCCTTCGGCGACAAGAGCCTGACCATCACGTGGGTCAACAAGACGTACACGGACCGGTCGGCCATCCAGTGCGTGGACCTGGAGATCTCGCCCGCCCCGGCGTCCGGCGCGGTGCAGAAGCCGTGCGTCACGGGGACGTCGACCACGTGGACCGGGCTGGAGAACGGCACGGGCTACACCGTGCGGGTCCGGGCCAAGAACGCGGCGCCCGACCCGTCCGAGTGGAGCGCGGAGTCGGCGCCCATGGTGCCGGCCGCCCCGCCGGCCGCCCCGGCGACGCCGACGGCGACCAACGCGAACACGTCGCTCGGCGGGCAGGTCAAGGTCACGTGGGTCGCGCCCGCGACCAACGGGGACGCGATCAAGGGCTACCAGGTGACCGCCTACGACGGGAGCACCGTCGCCGCCCAGACGCCCGCCGTCGGCACCTCGGGCGCCGTGCTGGGCACGGCGACGACCTACACGTTCACCGGCCTCCAGGACCTCAAGAGCTACACCTTCACCGTGACCGCCACGAACAAGGCGGGGACGTCGCCGGCCTCGCCCCGCTCGGCGGCCGTGCCCGCGTACGGCACGCCCGACAAGGTGGCCGGCGCGAGCGCGAAGATCGTCGCGGGCTCGACGTCGGGCCAGGCGACCGTGAGCTGGCCCGGGCTGAGCGCAGCCGCGTTCCACGGCACCGGCGGGTACTACAAGGTGCGGGTCGCGGGCACGACCGCGACCCGGAACGCCTCGGACACCTCCTTCGTGTGGACCGGCCTGACGAACGGCACGGCGTACACGTTCGAGGTCGTGGCCTGCAACGACAACATCTGCAGCACGGCGTGGACGGCGACACCGACCGCGGTCACGCCGTACACGACCCCGACGGCACCGGGCCTCGCCTACGGGCGGACCGGGACCACGACGGGCCGGTTCACCACGTCCGCCCCGTCGAGCGACGGCGGCTCGACGCTCCGCTCGTACGAGTGGGACGTCAACGGCGCGGTCTCGTCGGGCGGCGTCGGCGGCTCGCTCGACGTCGGCACCGGGTACGACCAGACGTTCAAGGTGCGCGTGCGCGCGGTCAACGACGCCGGTCCGGGACCGTGGTCGGGCTACGTGACCGGCAAGACCGACCCGAACCCGAACGACATGCAGGTGTCGATCACGCGGGGCGGCAGCCAGGACGCGAACCGGAACTGCTTCCGGCCGGGCACGGGGACCTGCTGGGACATCACCGTGCACGTGTCGAACGCGCAGCCGAACGCCACCGTCTACTGGGGCTGCTGGACCACCGAGCACTGGGACTCCGCCGTGCCGCCCGGGATGAACGCGGACTCACGTCAGTTCGAACCGGCCTGGTCCGGCTACAACGCCGGGGAGACGACGAACGCGAGCGGTGCGGTCAGCTTCACGCCCTGCATGGGGCTGTCGGGCAACGAGGACTACTGGGTCGTCGTCCGCAAGTTCGACGGCACCCAGAACTCCATCTCCTCGAACCGCCTGCGCTGGTGACCATGACCACGACCCCGGAGGACGCACAGATGAGCACGACCATGACCGCGGAGCAGGCCACCTGGTTCGCGCAGACCTTCGACCGCCTCGTCGGCAACGTCGGCCAAGCGCTGCTCGGCAAGGCCGACGTGGTGCGTCTCGCGTTCACCTGCATGCTCGCCGAGGGGCACCTGCTGCTCGAGGACGCCCCCGGCACGGGCAAGACGTCGCTGGCGCGCGCCATGGCGGCGAGCGTCCAGGGCACGAACACGCGCATCCAGTTCACGCCGGACCTGCTGCCCTCCGACGTCACGGGCGTGACGATCTACGACCAGAAGACCGGCCGCTTCGACTTCCACCAGGGCCCCGTGTTCGCGTCGATCGTGCTGGCCGACGAGATCAACCGCGCCTCGCCGAAGACGCAGTCGGCGCTGCTGGAGGTCATGGAGGAGGGCCGCGTCACGGTCGACGGCGTGCCCCACTCCGTGGGCCGCCCGTTCATGGTCATCGCCACGCAGAACCCCATCGAGCAGGCCGGCACCTACCGCCTGCCGGAGGCGCAGCTCGACCGGTTCCTGATGAAGACGTCGGTGGGCTACCCCGACCGGGCGTCGACCGTCGAGATCCTCTCGGGCTCCGCCGTGCGCGACCGCTCCACGGCGCTCACGCCGATCGTCACGACGCAGGCCCTCGCCGAGATGGCCGACCTCGCGGCGTCCACGTACGTCGACACCGCCGTGCTCGAGTACGTCTCGCAGCTCGCGGAGGAGACGCGCGAGGCGCCCGAGGTCCGTGTCGGTGTCTCCGTGCGCGGCGCGCTCGCGCTCGTGCGCTGCGCGAAGGTGTGGGCGGCCGCGCACGGGCGCCACTACGTGCTCCCGGACGACGTCAAGGAGCTCGTGCACCCCGTGTGGGCGCACCGCTTCACGCTCGACCCCGAGGCCGAGTTCGCCGGCGCGACCGCCGACGCCGTGCTCGGTCGCATCGTCTCGACGGTGGCCGCGCCCCAGGAGAAGGCCCGCGTATGAGCGAGGGGGTCCGGGCGTCGCGTCTGCGGACGGGACGCCGCGCGCTGCCGGCGCCGTTCGCGCGCGTGCTCGGACGGGCCGCCGCGCCGGCGCGGTCGGCCAGGCGGGCCGGAGGCGTCCTCGCCGCGGCGGCGCGCCGCGGGTGGGAGCCGGTCGGCGCGGTCGTCAGCCCGTACGGCGTCGCCGCCGTCGTCGTCGCGCTCGCGGCGTGGGCCGCGGGGCTCGCGTACTCGTGGCTGGAGGTGCTGGTCGTCGCGGTGCTGCTCACCGCGAGCCTCGCCGCGGCCGTCGTGTTCGTGCTCGGCACGTTCCGGTACACGGTCGACCTCGGCCTCGCGACGCGGCGGGTCACCGTGGGGGACCGCGCCGTCGGGCGGCTCGTCGTGGGCAACGCCTCGGCGCGGGCGCTGCTGCCGTCGGTCATGGAGGTGCCCGTGGGGCTGGGCTCCGCGGCGTTCCCCGTGCCGCGCCTGCGGCCCGGCGCCGAGCACGAGGAGGTCTTCACGATCCCCACGCGCCGCCGCTCGGTCATCGTGGTCGGCCCGGTCCGCTCGGTGCGTGCCGACCCGCTCGGCCTGCTGCGCCGCGCCGTGACGTGGTCGCAGCCGCAGGAGCTCTTCGTGCACCCGGTGGTCAAGAGCCTCGCCGGCTCGTCGACGGGCTTCCTCAAGGACCTCGAAGGGCGTGCGACGCAGGACATCTCGAGCTCCGACGTCTCGTTCCACGCCCTGCGCGACTACGTCCCGGGCGACGACCGCCGCCACATCCACTGGAAGACGACGGCCCGCACGGGCCAGCTCATGGTCCGCCAGTTCGAGGAGACCCGCCGCTCGCACCTCGCGGTGATGCTCTCGACGCGCACGGCCGACTACGCCGACGGCGAGGAGTTCGAGCTCGCGGTGAGCGTCTGCGGCTCGCTCGGCCTCCAGGCCATCAAGGAGGACCGCGGCGTGACCGTGCTCGTCAACAGCGGCTCGCTGCGGGGCGACCACCGCACGCGCCTGCTCGACGACCTCGCCCGCGTGGAGCTCTCGCCGTCGAAGGCGCGGCTGGCCGACGTCGCCCGCGTCGCCGCGGCGACCGTCGCCGACGCCTCCGTCGTCGCGTTCGTCGTCGGCAGCGGCGTCCCGCCGGCGGAGCTGCGCGCCGCGTCCGCCCGGCTGCCGCAGGACGTCTCGGTCATGGCCCTGCAGTGCGTGCCGGGCGCCGTGATGAGCAAGCACAGCATCGCGGAGCTGACCGTCCTCACGCTCGGCAGCCTCGGCGAGCTGCCCCTGGCGATGCGACGGCTGGCCGACGCATGAGCACTCCCACGACCATGGAGACGGGTACGGAGACGGGTACCGGGACGAGCGCCGGGAGCGCTGCCCGCGGCACGACGCGCGCGTCGCGGCGCGTGCGCGGCGTCAGCGGCACGACGACGACCGGTGCCCCCGGCCCGCGGCGCGGTCCGGGCCGACCCGCCCGCGCGCCCTGACCGGGGCGGGCGCCGTCGACGCCGCCGTGCTCGCCGTGCTGCTCGCCGCGGTCGCGGTGGGCTTCGGCCCCGTGTGGGGCTCGGCGGGCTTCTGGCTCCCGGCCGCGGGCGGTGCGGTGCTCGGCCTGCTGGTCTCCTGGCTCGCGGCCGCGCGCCGCTGGTCCGTGCTCACGACGGCGGTGGCCGTCGTCGTCGCCTACCTGGCCGTCGGCGGGCCGCTCGCGCTGCCGTCCACCACGCGGTCCGGCGTCGTGCCGACGCTCGGCACGGTGCGCGGGCTCGCGCTCGGCGCGGTGCACGGGTGGAAGGAGTTCGTCACCACCGTCCCGCCCCTGCACTCGTTCCCCGACCTCGCGCTCGTGCCGTTCCTCGTGCTCTACGCCGTCGCCGTCGCCGCCGGGACGGTCGCGTGGCGGGCGCGGCTCGCGGCGTGGGCGCTCGTGCCCGTGGGCGCGGGGCTCGTCGCCGTGATCCTGCTCGGCACCGTCGACGTCGCCCGCCCGGTCCCGCAGGGCCTCGTCGTCGGCGTCGTCGGGCTGCTGTGGGGCGCGCTGCGCGTCGTCGAGAACCGTGTGGGGCAGCACACCGTCACGACGGAGGCCTCCGCGGCCGCGTCGCGCCGCCTGCGCTGGTACCGGTTCCGCACGGGCGCGACCATCCTGGGCCTGGGCGCCGTGGCGGCGGCGTTCGCCGCGCCCGCGGTGCTGCCGGAGCAGCCGCGCACGGTGCTGCGCGAGGTCGTCGTGCCGCCGCTCGACGTGCACGACTTCGTCAGCCCGCTCACCGCGTTCCGGCGGTACGCCAACGACGACCGCGAGACCGAGCTGCTGCGCATCGACGGGCTCCCCGCGGGCCAGCGCGTCCGCCTGGCCACGCTCGACACGT
Coding sequences:
- a CDS encoding fibronectin type III domain-containing protein, whose translation is MATPGAGTGARKTVAASTALAVAVAGLVAAAVLWDGEAQAEVELNDSGVWVSNASAGLLGRFNTQSQALDGTLLASSSTFELQQDAQQVLMLEPSTASASSVDPVHLALGPAIVAPEHALVVAGGETVAILDRDDGKLWVLPFASAASFDADELDPVLDADGATALAVSRAGTVLVAVPGDDGALYRVPTTSTGTPREPERSGLDAAAGHDLQVSAAGDRAVVLDRTAGTLLLPGGTTVTIDDAAEAQLQQPSLDDDVVLVATPSGLVSAPAGGGDPQVRRASGLPAAPVRLDGCSYGAWSQTGQVLRDCEGSGDDVDKRLDGLGADSRLAYRVNRHAIVLNDLAAGTLWMAASDYELVDDWDQTTPKDAEGEESESDQTTPELVDQLVADRSQPNRPPVANPDDLGVRAGRSTVLDVLRNDSDPDGDVITATVDQAPDAVPVVPVLGGAALQAQVPADAAGVVSFGYTVSDGRAGGTAQSTVQLRVVPPQENDPPVQTGEPVLTVGRGGTATIDVLPYFRDPDGDSIVLDSATTGDAADEVRFRPDGTVTLRDGGGATGRKIVDVTVSDDRGLTVQGRLLVDVVAEQVPPVPGQDHVTVLAGQAVTVEPLLNDTDPNGDPLRLVSVAEQAPATVTPNYATGTFRFVSPEPGSYGLTYQVSDGPSASTGLVRVDVVAPPGAGGDPVAVGDQVLLPAGGRALVDVLANDTDPAGGVLVVQSVQVPPDAGITVAVLAHQVLRVTETRRLTGPVTVTYTVSNGERVATGELRVVPIPEPDRLRPPDAQPDEVTVHTGDVVTARVLANDTHPDGLELALAPELVEQPEEELGEAFVAQDTVRFKAAATAGTAHLVYEVVDPNGQKDAAQVTVRVLGGEENAAPLLPDATARVIAGGTVRITPPLEGSDPDGDLVTVDQIASTASLGTATVVDGLVEYTADATAAGVDTFTYRAVDTRGATAIGTVRVGIARPSGTNQPPVAVDDAVRVRPGRTVAIDAVANDSDPDGDRVGLVPGSVEGGSELDPQVVDGRLVVKVPGDAGVHTMFYGVEDTFAARATGAVTVDVDPEAPLLAPVAHDDVVTSTDVTGAEVTVDVLANDADPDGTAEDLTVTVDDAAKAAGVHVTDAGALVVPLTPRSQVLTYTVTDADGLTARAFVRVPRDGVAPRLRDGLDLRVEQGKDLPLDLADVVVVAAGRTARLVDENEVKAVPGAVQVQDATHLTYTPPADHVGPATLNLEVTDGTSADDVDGRRAVLTVPMTVVAPANLPPVLTGRPVIEVAPGEEATVDVARFASDPDGDPLSVEVTGAVDGLTTTVAGTRVTAQADVALPKGSQLQVPVRISDGVTAPVDAQVGVTVVASTRPLVVANDDTVDDAHQGKAVTVPVLANDANPFPGKDLTLLSAAVETGVGTVRTEGDKVVVTPDQDFVGRMVVRYRVQDATKDPDREVEGRVQLTVLGRPEAPRAPVVEEVRSKTVVLSWEPPVDNGSPITGYTLTSSKGDTRECAATTCTIDGLTNDVTYTFTVTATNDVGTSSSSPASAEARPDEAPDAPAPPVLAFGDKSLTITWVNKTYTDRSAIQCVDLEISPAPASGAVQKPCVTGTSTTWTGLENGTGYTVRVRAKNAAPDPSEWSAESAPMVPAAPPAAPATPTATNANTSLGGQVKVTWVAPATNGDAIKGYQVTAYDGSTVAAQTPAVGTSGAVLGTATTYTFTGLQDLKSYTFTVTATNKAGTSPASPRSAAVPAYGTPDKVAGASAKIVAGSTSGQATVSWPGLSAAAFHGTGGYYKVRVAGTTATRNASDTSFVWTGLTNGTAYTFEVVACNDNICSTAWTATPTAVTPYTTPTAPGLAYGRTGTTTGRFTTSAPSSDGGSTLRSYEWDVNGAVSSGGVGGSLDVGTGYDQTFKVRVRAVNDAGPGPWSGYVTGKTDPNPNDMQVSITRGGSQDANRNCFRPGTGTCWDITVHVSNAQPNATVYWGCWTTEHWDSAVPPGMNADSRQFEPAWSGYNAGETTNASGAVSFTPCMGLSGNEDYWVVVRKFDGTQNSISSNRLRW
- a CDS encoding AAA family ATPase, with product MSTTMTAEQATWFAQTFDRLVGNVGQALLGKADVVRLAFTCMLAEGHLLLEDAPGTGKTSLARAMAASVQGTNTRIQFTPDLLPSDVTGVTIYDQKTGRFDFHQGPVFASIVLADEINRASPKTQSALLEVMEEGRVTVDGVPHSVGRPFMVIATQNPIEQAGTYRLPEAQLDRFLMKTSVGYPDRASTVEILSGSAVRDRSTALTPIVTTQALAEMADLAASTYVDTAVLEYVSQLAEETREAPEVRVGVSVRGALALVRCAKVWAAAHGRHYVLPDDVKELVHPVWAHRFTLDPEAEFAGATADAVLGRIVSTVAAPQEKARV
- a CDS encoding DUF58 domain-containing protein, yielding MSEGVRASRLRTGRRALPAPFARVLGRAAAPARSARRAGGVLAAAARRGWEPVGAVVSPYGVAAVVVALAAWAAGLAYSWLEVLVVAVLLTASLAAAVVFVLGTFRYTVDLGLATRRVTVGDRAVGRLVVGNASARALLPSVMEVPVGLGSAAFPVPRLRPGAEHEEVFTIPTRRRSVIVVGPVRSVRADPLGLLRRAVTWSQPQELFVHPVVKSLAGSSTGFLKDLEGRATQDISSSDVSFHALRDYVPGDDRRHIHWKTTARTGQLMVRQFEETRRSHLAVMLSTRTADYADGEEFELAVSVCGSLGLQAIKEDRGVTVLVNSGSLRGDHRTRLLDDLARVELSPSKARLADVARVAAATVADASVVAFVVGSGVPPAELRAASARLPQDVSVMALQCVPGAVMSKHSIAELTVLTLGSLGELPLAMRRLADA